A region of the Sphingomonas sp. S2-65 genome:
GGGCGTTGGAGCCATATTGGTTGATGATCCCGCCGTTGATCACGGTGGGGTCGACATGGCCGGCGTCGAGCAGCGCCGCGACCATCGAAGTCGTCGTCGTCTTGCCGTGCGTCCCCGCCACCGCGACGGTGGACTTGAGCCGCATCAGCTCGGCGAGCATCTCCGCGCGACGCACCACCGGAATGCGGCGCTCATAAGCGGCCTCGACCTCGGGGTTGGTCCGCACGATCGCCGTCGAGGTGACGACCACCGCCGCGTCGCCCAGATTGTCGGCCTTGTGCCCGATCGTCACCGGTATGCCGCGGTCGCGCAGCCCCTGGACGACATAGCCCTCGGCCACGTCCGAACCCTGCACCTGATATCCAAGATTGTGCATCACCTCGGCGATGCCCGACATGCCAATGCCGCCGATCCCGACGAAGTGGATCGTGCCGATGTCGGTTGCGACACCCTTCATGCGCCGAAAACCCTCATGCGTGCGCAAGCCTTCCCTGAAATGCCTTGCGGCGGATCGCGATCGGCGCGGTCGGCGCGTGAATCGATTCCACCAGGTCGGCCAAGTCGCTCGCGGCATGCGGGCGGCCGCAGCTGCGCGCGCGCGACGCCGCATTCTCCAGCCCCTGGGTGTCGAGGCCCAGCTTCTGGATCTGCTTGGCCAGTTCGGCCGCGGTGAACGCCTTTTGCGTGATGGTGCGCGCACCACCCGCCTTGGTGATCTCGCGCGCATTGGCGGTCTGGTGATCGTCGGTCGCGGTGGGCAGCGGCACCAGGATCGCCGGACGGCCGGCGGCGGTAAGCTCGGCGATGGTCGACGCCCCTGCCCGCGCGATCACCACATGCGCCCAGGCCAGTGCCTCGGGCATGTCGGCGATATAGGTCGACAGGTCGGCGGGGATCTCATGCGCCTGATATTTGGCGCGCACCGCGTCGATATCCTCGATCCGCGCTTGATGCGTCACTTGCAGCCGGCGGCGGAAATGCACCGGCAGCAGCGCCAGGCCATCGGGCACCACCTGGCTCAGCACGGTCGCGCCCTGGCTTCCGCCGGTGACCAGCACGCGGAAAATGCCTTCCTCGTCCAGCGCGGGATAGGGCCGCTCGCGCAGCGCCAGCACCGCCTCGCGCACCGGATTGCCGACCAGATGGGTCTTGGCGGCCCAGCCCGGCTTCATCCGCTCGACCTGGTCATAGGACGTGGCGATCGCCTTCACGCGCCCGGCAACGAACCGGTTCACGCGGCCAAGCACCGCGTTCTGCTCATGGATCACGGTGGGAATGTCCGCACGGAACGCCGCCAGCAGCGACGGCAGCGCCGGATAGCCGCCAAAGCCGATCACGGCGGCCGGCTTCAGCTCACGGTACAGCCGCAACGCCATCGACCGTCCCGCCACGACGTTGCGCATCGCACGAACATAGCCCAGCGGCCCGCCACCCAGGCGCCCGGCCGGCAGGACATGCGTCTCGACATCCTCGAACAGTCCGGGAAAGCGCACGCCCCGGTCATCGCTCACCAGCGCGACATGGTGGCCGCGGCTGGCAAGCTCCGCCGCCAGCGCCGCGGCCGGCACCATATGCCCGCCGGTTCCCCCCGCTGCCAGGACATAGCTGCGCGCGTTCGTCATGTGTTGCTCCAACGCCCCCGATAGGATGATCGCTTCAGATACGGGTTTCGCCGCGTGAAAGCGAGCAGCAGGCCAAAGCCGATCGACAGCGCGATCATCGACGATCCTCCATAGCTGATGAACGGCAGCGTCATGCCCTTGGACGGGGCGATGCCGGTGTTCACCGCCATGTTGATCAGCGCCTGCACGCCGAACTGCGCGGCAAGGCCGGAGGCCGCGAGCAGCTTGAACGCGTCTTCCTCGTCGAGCTGCTTCATCAGCACCCGGATGACGATCGCGGCATACAGCACGACGATCACCGCGCAGGCGAGCAGCCCGAACTCCTCGCCGATGACCGAGAAGATATAGTCGGTATGCGCCTCGGGCAGGCGGAACTTCATCTGGCCGCTGCCCGGCCCGGTGCCGGTGAACCCGCCGGCGGTCAGCGTGTCGTGCGCCATCTCGACCTGGTATCGGTCGGCGAGCGCCGCTTCCTTGGTCGGGAACAGGAAATTGTCGATGCGGGTGCGCGCGGTGTCGTAGAACAGATATGCCGCCACGACGCCCGCGACCGCGGTTCCCGCCAGCCCGCCGATCGCCGCGGGCGAGATGCCCGACACCACCAGCAGGATCACCCACACCAGCCCGAACACGATCGTCTGCCCGAAATCGGGCTGCATCATCAGCAGCACGCCGACCAGCGCCGTCACCCCGCCGGTGATGAACAACACCGGCAATTCGGGGTCCTTGGCGCGGAACGATAGCATCCACGCGGTTGACACGATGAACAGCGGCTTCAGGAATTCGGACGGTTGCAGGTCCGAAAAGCCCAGGCTGATCCAGCGCCGCGCGCCATTGGTCTCGTGGCCGATGAACGGCACCAGCAGCAGCAGGAACAGGAAGAACGCGGCGCCCAGCAGCGACAGCCGCCGCGCCAGCGTGACCGGCAGCATCGACACGCCGATCAGCACCGGCATCGACACGCCGACCCACATCAGCTGGCGCCAGAAATAATACATTGCGGGCACGACATGCCCCGCACCCGAATAGCGCCGCGCCGTCGCCGGCGAAGCCGCCGCCACCGCGACCAGGCCGATCGCGATCAGCAGCATCGCCAGCAACAGCAGCATGCGGTCGACTTCCCAGAACCACATGCCCGCGCGCGAGGTGTTGGCACGGCTCAGTTGGTTGGAAACGCGACGTTTTACCTCGGTGCTGACGGCCTGTGTCTCGGCTGGCTTGTTCATCCGAGCGCTTCCACGGCATCCCGGAACGCCTGGCCGCGCGCCTCATAATCCTTGAACTGGTCGAACGACGCGCAGGCCGGCGATAACAGCACGGTTTCGCCTGGCCGCGCCTGCGCGGCGGCGCTGCGGACGGCTGCCTCCAGCGTGCCCGCGCGCTCCACCGGCATGTCGCCGGCCAGCAGCTCGGCAAACCGGTCGCTCGCCTCGCCGATGGTGTAAGCCTTCGCCACATGCCCGAAGCCGGGACGGCAGGCGTCGAGATCATCGGTCTTCGCCAGCCCGCCGACGATCCAGTGGATGCGGTCGAACGCGGCGAGTGCCGGCGCGGTCGAGGTCGGGTTGGTCGCCTTGCTGTCGTTGACGAACAGCACGCCCTCGCGCGTGGCGACGCGTTCCATGCGGTGCGGCAGTCCGCCGAAGCTCTCCAGCCCGCGGTCGATCGCCGCCTGCTCGATCCCCAATGCCTGGCACACGGCGATCGCCGCCAGTGCGTTCTGGGCGTTGTGGGGCCCCTGCAATGCCGGCCAGCGCGACTGGTCCATGCACACGCCCGGAGCGATCTTGGTCAGGTCCGCCGAACGACCCGAGGTCGCCAGCCCGCGCGCGATTGCCGCCGAGGCCGCATCGCCGATCCCGATCACCGCGCCATGCCCCACCGACTGCATCGCGAACAGCCGCGCCTTGGACGCGGCATAGCCTTCGAACCCGTCATAGCGGTCGAGGTGATCCGGCGTGATGTTGAGCAGCACCGCCACGTCGCAATCCAGGGTCCGCGTCAGGTCGATCTGGTAACTCGACAGCTCGAGCACATACACGCCCCCTTCCGGCAGCGGATCGCGCCCAAGGATCGGCAGCCCGATATTGCCCCCGGCAAGGCTGGGCCGCCCGGCGGTGCGGCAGATATGATCGATCAGCGCGGTCGTGGTCGACTTCCCGTTGGTCCCAGTGATCCCCACCACCTGGTGCCCCGGCAGCCCACCGCGCGCCTGCGCGAACAGCTCGATGTCGCCAATCACCGGCACCCCGAACGCCGCCGCATGCGCCGCGATCGGATGGGTGTTGAGCGGCACCCCCGGTGACACGACCACCCCGGCAAAACCCGTAAGGTCCAACGTCAACGGATCGGCAACAACAATCTCCCTCTCCCCTTCAGGGGAGAGGGTCGGGGAGAGGGGCAGTGCGGCCCGAGCCGCCTCGCTAGAATCCCAGACAACAACCTCGGCCCCGCTAGCCACCAGGGCATGCACAGTCGCAAGCCCGGAGCGGGCAAGCCCGAGCACTGCATAGCGTTTGCCGCGCCAGG
Encoded here:
- the murG gene encoding undecaprenyldiphospho-muramoylpentapeptide beta-N-acetylglucosaminyltransferase; amino-acid sequence: MTNARSYVLAAGGTGGHMVPAAALAAELASRGHHVALVSDDRGVRFPGLFEDVETHVLPAGRLGGGPLGYVRAMRNVVAGRSMALRLYRELKPAAVIGFGGYPALPSLLAAFRADIPTVIHEQNAVLGRVNRFVAGRVKAIATSYDQVERMKPGWAAKTHLVGNPVREAVLALRERPYPALDEEGIFRVLVTGGSQGATVLSQVVPDGLALLPVHFRRRLQVTHQARIEDIDAVRAKYQAHEIPADLSTYIADMPEALAWAHVVIARAGASTIAELTAAGRPAILVPLPTATDDHQTANAREITKAGGARTITQKAFTAAELAKQIQKLGLDTQGLENAASRARSCGRPHAASDLADLVESIHAPTAPIAIRRKAFQGRLAHA
- a CDS encoding FtsW/RodA/SpoVE family cell cycle protein, giving the protein MNKPAETQAVSTEVKRRVSNQLSRANTSRAGMWFWEVDRMLLLLAMLLIAIGLVAVAAASPATARRYSGAGHVVPAMYYFWRQLMWVGVSMPVLIGVSMLPVTLARRLSLLGAAFFLFLLLLVPFIGHETNGARRWISLGFSDLQPSEFLKPLFIVSTAWMLSFRAKDPELPVLFITGGVTALVGVLLMMQPDFGQTIVFGLVWVILLVVSGISPAAIGGLAGTAVAGVVAAYLFYDTARTRIDNFLFPTKEAALADRYQVEMAHDTLTAGGFTGTGPGSGQMKFRLPEAHTDYIFSVIGEEFGLLACAVIVVLYAAIVIRVLMKQLDEEDAFKLLAASGLAAQFGVQALINMAVNTGIAPSKGMTLPFISYGGSSMIALSIGFGLLLAFTRRNPYLKRSSYRGRWSNT
- the murD gene encoding UDP-N-acetylmuramoyl-L-alanine--D-glutamate ligase, which produces MITSTAWRGKRYAVLGLARSGLATVHALVASGAEVVVWDSSEAARAALPLSPTLSPEGEREIVVADPLTLDLTGFAGVVVSPGVPLNTHPIAAHAAAFGVPVIGDIELFAQARGGLPGHQVVGITGTNGKSTTTALIDHICRTAGRPSLAGGNIGLPILGRDPLPEGGVYVLELSSYQIDLTRTLDCDVAVLLNITPDHLDRYDGFEGYAASKARLFAMQSVGHGAVIGIGDAASAAIARGLATSGRSADLTKIAPGVCMDQSRWPALQGPHNAQNALAAIAVCQALGIEQAAIDRGLESFGGLPHRMERVATREGVLFVNDSKATNPTSTAPALAAFDRIHWIVGGLAKTDDLDACRPGFGHVAKAYTIGEASDRFAELLAGDMPVERAGTLEAAVRSAAAQARPGETVLLSPACASFDQFKDYEARGQAFRDAVEALG